The following nucleotide sequence is from Glycine max cultivar Williams 82 chromosome 9, Glycine_max_v4.0, whole genome shotgun sequence.
AGGGtggaaagagaaagataaaaaaaaggagagaaaataatataatatgatgtGATAATTAAGTGATATAATAAAGAggttaaatcaaaataataataaaaagtaaatatacatttataataattcatgccAAAAATTATTACTTGTAACTAATCTTTTCATAATAAGTCTGAAACCGAGTTAgtgtttgttttaatatttaaaattaaagtatatatatatgattgaaaTTACTTGCATACAAGCAGAGATTTTTTCTGCACAATAAACTATATGTATTATATTTGTGAAATcttctttttaaaatacttatcaAGGAATATGTCACGTTGAGAAAGACTTAATTAACCAAAGCAATCAGAACAATTATGATTCATATTTGAGgatattatttttctgtttcttaTGAATATATTTGACCAATTCAAACTATGTGATGTTTCATGCGCAAATCATACCagggtttatatatatatatataaaagaagctAACTCACCCATCAAAAGACTAAAGGGTATTATtaccaaacattttttttaaaaaaaagaaagagcataGAATCATTAAGCTTTATGTGTGTTATCGATTGATGACTCCCGTTTCCTTCTTCAAAATCATGAACTACAGTTACTCCCACAAGCTAAGTTGCATCCTTATTCCTTCAAATCCATAATGAATGACTCTTACCCGTCAATCAACAACTAGTAGAGGAAAAGCCCTTGTGTGCAATAGCATTAAATAGACTATTGTTTTTCTCTACCTATTGAAGTGACTTCATTTGTAAGCGGGGGTGGGAATGGATTTCACTAAAGTTTATGGATTTGACAAGACTAAAGCCAATAACTTAGCTTGGGCGAAATAAAAGTTGTCTCCATTATGAAGAAGATATGTGGCTTGAAGGTGTTGAGGTCAAAATGTCACATTTTAGATAGAAGAGAAACCTCCACTATAGGTATACACTAACACATATCTTTTGCTAATTATAACATGCATTTGAGCATTTGACATTAACATGCACATGACCTGTTTATTCAAGTATCTGTACGTATATATATTGCATgaacagtattttttttaaaaatatcaaatcatgtaaatctttcaatttcaatgaatgGGCTCACGttatgtatattaaaatatattgtgtGTGAATGTAATCAAATGGACAAATGGTATGATAATTTCACTTgcatgaattaaattttaatataaaagtacAGGAagtttaactaaaaataattttaatcatgGCTATGTTATTGGTAATAATGAACTTCGAAAAACTCTcatctaaaattcattaatgTAAATGGTGAATATGATAGCTAGCAATTCTACGAACAGAAATATCACAATGAATACCATAAAATTTCTCCCGTATATATCGTTAGAACTAAGAAAGCTAAGCGCACACACACAATATATGaacaagaaaattatatataagaaattgaaCAGGAAAATGTAGAACTACATTGTGTCAATATGCTCTTGgctatcatatttaatttattacgcTTAAAACTGAAGTTCTTGCAGCAATTGAAATTAAGGATCCTCTGATCACTATAATGTGTCCAAGAGAGGGATCTTGGGTCCGATCTCCTCAACCCGTGGTATATCATGAGACCCATGGACTTATCAATGGCCTCATCAATTGCAGAAATTTTTCTtcaactataaaattaaatccctaaataaaaaaatgattagatGGACCAAAATCATATTAGTTATATCCCCATATCTATAATTAAAGATCATGGCTTAACTAAAGTCTTGAAATCTATATataccaaaagaaaaattacgattttattcttatatagataaaatcattttattttctaagtttACTTATCTCATTAAAGGATACAACTTTCCATATTTAGCCAAGATAGTGCTTTTCCTATTTGAATATGACATATCAATGTATAtaaagggacacccacattcgAGTAGATGATCCAATCTCATATCCTGATATACTTGGACATGTACGTAGTTTTTTCACTAACTTAAGCATTAAATGTCTTTGTAGGAATTTGTATTGCAACAAAGCTTCGAGCATTTAGGTTTCCATGGCCATGGATTTCCCAAATGAGTAAGCTTGTTAAGGATCTTGAGATTTAAATGGTGCCCAGTTACAAAGTTAGTGTGGTACAAGGGACTGAGGGAGCAACTCCCAAAAATATCTAGATATATGTTTGTTTGGGTGTTTGACTAAGGTTGGTGTCTCAACAAATTGGGTCAACCCTAACTTGATGAGGTCCAATGTATACTTTCATTATCTCAAAGAATGTGTGCAAATATGAATTACAAGATTTATTGTTAGAGACAATTGATAGATACATTTTAATTTGGATACATAAAAGTGTTCATGTGGCATTTACAGATTAATCACAATGTCCATCATGAATCATGATCCATGTATAATTCAAAATAGATTATGATTCACTATTTTCTTCACATGATCAATCCATAAGACAATAACAATCAAACACTTGTGACTGTAAAAAGGAGAAATTCCTCAAAATAGTTCAATAATatgttaacaataatatatatcaaaCATCTCATTAACAtatatgtgttatttttttatttctattatatcatatcacatcatatatatttatacttttctctctttctctttcaaaaTTTCACTTAAGACTTTGGTCTTAGTGTAACTTCCTCTCAAAATATcatctaattaattaacatcccACCTTATGTATATTTTGGATAAAGAATCGTACCGTATTTCGATATCGGAAAAGATTACGACTTAAACCCCTTACTTTTATTATCCTAAAATCCTTGGAAAATATGAATCATGATTTAACCCTCATAAGAATAAAATCTTCCTACTTtaccaccttttttttttatctcatgttCAACTTTCTCTATTTATATGAGATActattttccctattttatcaTGGCATATTACCATATAAAGGATAAAGGACACAATATATCCTTATACACTTGAGTGTGAAATCCCTTTGCTAATTTAAGCATTGGCGTGTTTGTAGGTATATATTGATCACCATTCACAACCACTGAGAAACAACGACAAGATAGGAATAAGAGCATAAAATAATCTGAGGTCTAACACAACGAAATTCCGATCCAACTAACATAAAGATCATAAATGAATTACTTGTCGAGGAGCCACTTTCCTCTAGCTATAAACAGAGTTTCAGCAACTTGTATGTTGATTTCTATACATATTAAACTTCCTAAAGCTAATATTAAGTATCAAAGTGCCCTTGCACAGGACGTTATACTCTCACCACTACCACAACACTTAAACTAGGTTAAACTTGGACAAAATTAactgaaagttaaaaaattaattaacaattaaaaattgaaagtttGGTAACTAGAAGTTGAAAAACTAaactattatataaattataaatatttgataaaattaattatttaaatagtcaaaaaatgtaaaaaattaaaaaattaaaaaaataataaaatcataatttatttttaaaataaatatatcaaagataaaagtaaaaaaaatataaaaaattaaaagttaacattttaaaaaatatcacttcaagtaaaatgtcaaaaactactaaaaattactgaaaaactattaaaaaaaaatttcccaaataattaaataagtttatctattaataaaaaaaattaaaaatgaagtgaaatattttataacatagCTTTAAAGTCTCTGCTGTCACCAATTATCACGAAATGATTGCATAGAAAAATATGTACGAACACTGAAAGAATATTATCCACTAGTCATTCTTAATTAACACTATTAAGCTCCGTGCCCTGCACAATATATACTAAATTTCAACACTTCTACGTTATTTATACACTTTAAAATATACGCCTTGCTAATTAATCATGCTCGTAGAAATTTATTGTGAGTAATTTACTTTGATAATCTTCAAGTTTTGacagaaattaatttttgaccGTTGGTTAGGAAATATTATTGATTTTCTTCATTagccaaataatttttttatgtactcaaaaaataaatttatgcctAACTACTGACCAATATTTAAagaactaataattaatacattcaTGCATATGGTTAATGAACGAACAACCTATAAAATGTTAACTACGTCACAAACAATAAGAGAACCAAAGTTTAACTCATCGGAATCAAAGGAAGCTTAGGTAACCTAgcataaataaaacatttccaattaatcttaatataagaaaaagatCCATGACagcaaaaattaatcaattcgTTATGACATGCATATGCAGCAGTACTGAAGAAGCTCGTaattagaaaatcttaaaattttagctgtgtaaaattattaacaaaacaaTGTGTATTATATATGATCTGCTATAtatcatgtatatatatttatagacTTATAGTTCAGATTCTAGATTTCACAAATAGTATCTCTGTTTTTATTAACACTCCCAAAGGTTTTAGAGAaacctaaaatatatatatttaactctAATATCGtatcaagaaaagaaaatgattagTGTTATTTCTAGATATATAACCATATATACCGATAACTAAaagataatttcattttttttctctatatcatcttgtttttgtgtttgattttttctttcattattttcagGTAAATTAAACTATCCAGTATACTATGCTATTATGTATACTCATTTGCTAAAAGTTCTTAATTAGAATTCACTGCACAAACTTCAGCAGAAGAAACTAGCATTGCAATTATTTAGCTCAAAaggaaaaacacataaaaaaggtCAAAGAACAGGTACAGTTTACCCATATTTGTAAACTGTAGGGCTTTCAGATAAGTTTTGGATTTCAGTATAGATACTTAGCTAGATAGTGTATGGTCAAGCAAGATTGAACTCTTCCACTTAGAATATATTCTCAAAATATACATGCACACAGAAGCATAAAATTACGGAAGATATAACATGTAGTGTAGGCTTTTACCTGgtttacaaatatattatttatatactaCGTACGTAATCTTTAACATCATGTATCCTCGGTCAAGTTCTAAATGAGCCAAGGGTTTTTaggtaattatatatatatgtatatattttgcgTTTTCCaaacttattattatatttagacGGATCGAGGATTCTACatattaattatgaatataCATGCACAAATAGACGAGCATGCACATGCGAAATGATTAAATGCCAACCTCGTTTTGCTGGATTTTATTATCTAAACAGAAAACTGCCGATGCTAACAGATATATAAGACCCAGTATATATAaatgaccaatttttttaatgatgatgTATAAAACAATAGAATCAAAATGTAATTAACAACTAGTGTAagtaacatataataataaagtaatcTCTTCTCATTCAGAACAATGAACATGAGTTGGTGGATAATAAAAAACAGAAAGCCGAGGAACCAAAGCATGCATTTCCCCTCTCACGTCACACATCCTGGAAATGACTGATATGAAAAGTCAAGCTCTATATTATAgtacattataataaaaaaaagtttaatgtataattttatagatttcatcataaattattatttaaattattttaagataattatttttaaaattaattaattataattaaataactactTTTTACAGTTTTAGCATAATGTTTtttctataatataatataatataaacttAACTTTAACCCTCTATAAATTCTTGTCTTCTTTCATAAACTTCATCTCAGCAAGCAAATCTTtgatctctcttttttttcactttttgtgTAGAAAACTGAAAACCCCACATGACCAAGGGGTGTggcttttaaataattttttccactTGAAAAGATGAAAGGGCTAGTCCCATCCCATTATCATCATCAATCTACTCACTGAGCTTTCGAGTCATGTCTATAGTGAATGTACTTGTTTTAACTGTTGCAACCTTCTGTTCCTCAGCTTTCTGTCCCATCCACCAATATTCCAAGAGGAATGTGGGACTCCTTGAGTTTGCTTCCAATCAACCAgcactctctttctttttcttttttttcactctaCTAATTTTATCTCCCTGACTGTTCTggtaaataacaagaaaaaaagaaaaaggtaaggTAGTAGTAGTAACTTGTAAGCAGAAAAAGTGGAAATCTCAATCTCTCTCACACCCTCCCCCACAAGACAGATTTCaaaccaaataataaaaaaagagcaTAACATGACCTTGAATGATATTTGCAccaccaaataaaacttaaagcATGATCATAAAATTAAGGTCTTTTGTGAGGGAGGTGCTGATgcatgcctttttttttctaggTCTTGTTATAACCTTCTCTTATTGTTAGGTTCTTCAAATGAACTacttgtgttgttgttgttgttgttgtttcctGACCAGTCAAAGAGATGAAATGGATCCAAGGCCTTGGATTCCCTTTGATCATCAGCACCACCAAAACCTTGTGTGAACAAAAGGTCCAAAGGGTCAGCTTCTATTTCTCCCAACTCAGCAAAGAAGTCCTCAGATTGTTGGTTATTAGTACTCTGATGATCCATCAAACTAGGCTTATAAGGGATTCCATCACTGAATTCTCCCTCATCCATCTCAATCTGATGTTTCTCTATGTCTTCCATATTCTCTTCCTTCACACTGTTTGATGAGTTCCCAGCCACAACTGGGGACACATTGCCCTCACTGCTATTGTTATAATTGTTGCTCTCTTCATCATCCTTTGCTTTTGTTGCTGTACCCTTTTGGGAGTTTGAGCCTTCTGAATTCTTTGAATTGGAAGCAGCAgcattgttgttgttcttgGATGGCTGTGATCTTGTTGAACCAGCCAGAGCATTTCTTTGTTTTGGCCATGGATGGTTGTGCTCTGATGTGTATGTGATAACCAGCATGTTTGGGTCATTCCTGCTCCTCTCAACTTGCTTCCTCGCAGAACAACCCTTTGAGCTACTGCATCTGTAATAACCCCTGATAGATGCCAACACAAATAAGAAACACTATAACAACACccaaatgaaaataagaaagaaatattCCAACGTACACTTTATAATAACATAGGGTTAACACAAAAACTAATTTCTTAACACTCTCTTATTCGTTTGTGACAACTCTCATTCATGATTCAACTACTGACCTAAAAGATAACTGTGTAaaaatccatagatatgtcaGAGTACCATAACCACTCTCTGATGAACTTGGTTcaacttatttaaaataagCATTTGCTTTTGTTTTGCCAGTTTTTTCAGAGAACTAAAAGAAAACGACGAATCTCTAACCAGAGGTGTGCTTGTTAGtatagtgattttttttctaataataaaaaaaatgggtaAAGAGTGTTTTCTGAATGGGAAAGTTTTTAGCCTAGTTGTTTTTTAAACCTCAAAGTGTGACCGGTCCATATTCAATGGTCAAGATTCAAGGAATTAACACGGTATATATCCTAAATTATAGGAAATATAAGATTTTGATTGaatggttaagaaaaaaaaatttcttattactaaaaaattaataattaacatttatttaataaaaagtataataatttaCAAGAAATTGAGTTTAGAGGAAGAGAatttgtgatatatatatatatatatatatatatatatatatatatatatatatatatatatatttggtgtAGCTATATATTATTCCTAAAATATCTTATCTTACAACGAATAATACATCAATCTTATATACCTAAGGCTAAGGCTAAACTAACAAGAAGCTAACCTGGGATAAGGTGAACCTTTAATGGGTTTCTGACCATATTTTCTCCAAGCCCACAAATCAGACGGAACTACCTCTCCAGTTTGTCTGCTGTTTGCAGCTGCTGGTGCAGGAATACAAACAACCTTTTTGGCCTGGTTCTTCCTGCAACAAttacacaacaacaaaaaaaccacaataatattatatcaattacttattattaattacttattCTCTCCTAAACTTTGACCAAACAACGCGTGATATAAGTAAAGATATTAATAAGAATATTACAAAGAGAAATATAATTACTATGAGATCAGGAAATTTAATTTGGTTTGCAGTGAGTGAAGGAATACGGTTCTGTGATGAGATGATAATGAATGGGGATAAAAGGAATAGGAATTTTCAGGTGGTTTAAGATAAGTTTGGGTGAAAGCTCAGTGTGTGACTGTTATTGTGTGTGTAACACGCCGAGCTATAACTCTAAGTACTCTACTTTTTCAGGTGGATTAAAGCCTACGAAAAGCCTCATTGAATAAGCCATGTTTAGTCCTCATGGCACCAATGAACACTATTTCTCAATTCTCGCTTCATTCGTTTCTGAGAAGCTACATAGCTTAACTGGGCCAGTCAACGGAAAACCGATTTGGAAAGCATAAGAAAAGGAACACAAGTACCTAACTCATGCCAAACCCTACTTTCTCTCTACAGTGTCAACTTCATCACCATATCCACCACCACACTTTCATAAAATTTCACCccaagaaaattaaaagtagTGTGTGATTCAGAATTTATGATGCTCCCatgaaattaagcataaattaaatttgattctaTGTGCAGATGTTTATTAATTATGCaaagtatatataatatgttattaTTCTGACCTTCTTTTAAGACCCGGATTCCGTGGAGATGAGATCTGCACTCCTGTGGTGTCTACAAGGCATTCCTTGGAGGTGTTTGCATTCATCACCATGTTGGGTGAAACCAAAGCAGGAGGCTTAATTGGCCTTGGAGAAGGTGCCATGGCTGTGTTGGTGGAATCATATGGTGAGATTGGTAACTTTGCATTGGGAGAGATCTGAATCATGTTTGAGAATATGTTTTTGCAAGGCCTTCTCATGTTGTTGTTGTCATGTTCCTCAAGAATCTTGTGTGCAGTAGCAAAAACAGTAGTAGCAGTAGTAGAACTAGTAGTATTATTAGTAACAGAACCAAAAGTTGCAGCTGCTTCTAATTCCAAGGCACCACCAGTGAAGTAGGCAGAAGCTGAAGGCATGTCAAGCTCCTGAAGGAAGGGATCTCTCATGGTTGAGAAAGGATCACCAAAGTTTGTGTCTTGAATTAgcacagaagaagaagatgagaaaGTGATGGGAGgatcagaagaagaagaagagaagtgtTGGTGGTGGTGCCAGTGATCATTATGAGAGAGGGTGGTGTGAGAAgaagaatgatgatgatgatgagatgTGGTATGTAATTGATCAGATGATGAAGTTCCTGTGCCTGTGCCTGTGCTACCATATGCTCCACCACTTGCTCGGAGTATGTCAGTTAAATCACCTTGGTAATTGTCCATGATTATGCTGCTGCAGTACATGCTTTTTTTTCCCTAGCTAttagtggaagaagaagaacaagaccAAGAGCTTGAGCTTGTTGATGCTATATTCAAGTATGAAGAGGAGGAATTAGAAGGGTATGTGTGTGACATGTTTTGGAGCTAGCATAGAAGATGATGGATGATGTTGGAGTATGAGACAACAATATAATTAGAGAAAGATATGTGATGATATGATGAGAGACACATGCAATTGTTGTgggaattttaatttgtttggagCTAGGCTAGAGAttattaagaagggggggtatGAGCGGAAAGGCTTTCTCCTGGGTTTGGCTGTTAAGAAGCAAGAAAAAGCAAATTAAGGAACAGGTTTTTGGGGGGTTGAAACTGATTGTTCTTCCTCTTCAATAACAAACAAAAGAGAATGGGTTTATAGAGAGAGACAGAGACGCTGACTTTTCACACAAAACAGTTCCATTCAATACACGCAACATCAGGAGAGAGAAGgaattttaaatcaaaaaaaGGGTTGGACTAATAAAATAACACAAGTGTAGAGCTGGGAGATTTATCAATCACCATCTAATTAAGGTTCTATTTGATGCCACAGTTTCTTaataacttattatttatttattgttctcatttgtttaaattaatatgACAAAACATtttagtttcaagtttcaaataATTCAACATTCGAATTCTGATTTTAGTTatcaaataaatcatattaaaaaaatttatttttagtgtatATTTATGATATgacaaaaatcaattattacTTTTGAcgataaatatttcatattaaatcttaaaaaaatatcatcaaagtttaaatttctaatatataattactttaaatacTCATTTTCATCATATTTGTGCATGTATTAGTCTTGTTTTATCATGTACGTTACTTTTGCTCTATTCAAGCAATATGTCCTATAAAAGATATTTGTAgtgtgactatttttttttttttgtcaaacacCATTTTGCAACCTATCTCTAAAATCAACTagagtaaaaataaagaataatttcaagtgaagtttatttaaaaataagaaactttaGTTTTATATACATCACTCTAAAGAGAATTTTACATGTTTATTAGAATTAATCTCACAATTTTATGCATGAAAAGTCGGAAAAGgagaaacaaatataaataaaagattgtAATAATAAAAGTGTGAACACTTGTTAGTATTCTCCATTCCCTCACTTGtgagtattattattatcttagaatcaaaaatgaaatataaaaataaataaatgaaagctaactgtaataatataaatataaaatggtgtttttaagttttaaacaaAACAATTGACAAGAAACAAAAGAGGCGGCAAGTAGCCGCATTTCGCGGAGAAACGTTTCGAGCCATTCAATCTGATTCTCTCTCCCATTTCTTTCCGTAAGCAAAGAATGTTTTAACGTGGCACCTATCTATATGCCTGCGGTGTTCCTTCACAACAATCAGACACCACCATTACCCAAACCACATTCCATGCCCTTCAAAATAATTTCCTTAAATTCAAAACTCATCTTCAATACCATCACATCACCTACACCCAttgatttcttataattttgaattatatctTACTCAACTTTACAAAATtgattaagataaaattttattgatatactTTGATAAAATCTGGATGACCTGATAgacacaataacaataataattattaggatatattttgatattaagATTTTCATATACATCATATAGGATATTTGGATTGTTCATAATTCACactacaaaatcaattttttatttttaaaatcaccgGTTAATTTGTATTAGCACTATGCATTGCATGTTAGAGAATGCTTGTTCCACAATTCTTAGGTGAACAGTacaaaacatataattaatatgattgaaTGGCTGAAACTGAATGtttaaatttgtgaataaaTTATATGTAAGGAATTTTTCTGAACAAGGATCGATCCTATTAATTTCGTAACTTATCCCCTATTTTGAATCTCGTTATACAATTCTCGAAAGCACAATCATCAGTGCTTGAGTGAAGCAATAGATATAAATCATTGAAGAATGAAACagtatatgtttttattagaaGGTTTTATGAACCCATATGCTCCTGTTTAATTCGGTATACCCAATTTAGTTAAACAGGATCTTATAAGGTCCAATCACATACCGTTGGACTATAGTTTGAATATTTGtcaccacaaaaaaaattaaattatctccagtaataattaattaatagtattatgtggtttatctaataaaagaatatattaaacgAATATatttggacaaaaaaaaatgttatgcttTCGTTTATGAAGATGTGTGGCCCTATATCAGAAAGGATTAGATGTTTGATAATACGTGTCTTACGTTAGGTATAAAGTCTATGAACTTTGAAAGGACGtgtgaaaaatgtcattttttataaataaaaaaattatatgcatcCATTATTATGCATGAAAATTATAGCACATAAAATCTACTTAGTTGTCCAATAATCTtccattaaaatatattttaattatagctTCTCTTTTATATATTACTTTCATATGTTTATCATGGTCAATAATTTACTTCTCATTATGCTTATTATTTTGCAacaaacatattattttatattgataattataattgaatttaattacaatatattgacaaaataaaatttgtaatcttgtcatttaattataaatttttatgttagataaaattattaaatttgttataattattttaaaagtcacatCTAAGGTAATTTTAGTTAGttgatgatataaaaaaaaatcacaatgataatatgtaaaaattaactcatttaaattttcttatgaTTCAACTTTTATCGATTAAATATATGGAAAGTAATGTTGAAATATTTGAGTCCAAATAGACAACtcatttctttgttttcttgaatGACATTTCCATTGCATTTACatgcaattaaatatttttatacaagcTCCCTAAACTCCTTTCAATTttagcaaatatatatatatatatatatatatatatatatatatatatatatatatatatatatatatatatatatcagtctATCCCTTATTTTCCCGTTTCACAAATTAGAATATTGGTAAAATATACATGTCAGTTTCAAAAACATGCATATCATAGCTGCATTATTCAAATACAGATTCATCGAAGACAGCATCATCATTGATAATACATAATCCAAGTGCTACGAAACTTAGATACATACGCAAGGTCAGGGATGCCAATGTTCAATTACTATCAAAGCCATGTTTAGTAAAGTTCGCTTTCTGGCTTTTCAACAGTTTAGTTTTGCAATTGCAGTCACTATCGTTTTCTTTCTCTCCGGTGTGTGTCTCTCTCTCTATCAATTTTATAGAATAGAATTCAATTTTCAAGGATAGGAATTAAATTGAACATTTTTAACCAAACCTCACTATTGAATAATGTAATTTTAACAATGGTAATTGTTTAGGTATGTGAATACATCACCTCGCACACAACACtgtctctttttatttaattaaaaaaacaaaaacattttacGGGATATAGTTTTATTTGTTAAGAACATccattatatataaaacatatcaacaaaaaatttcttAGTACTTCAAACATGAAAC
It contains:
- the LOC100805707 gene encoding probable WRKY transcription factor 14 isoform X2 encodes the protein MYCSSIIMDNYQGDLTDILRASGGAYGSTGTGTGTSSSDQLHTTSHHHHHSSSHTTLSHNDHWHHHQHFSSSSSDPPITFSSSSSVLIQDTNFGDPFSTMRDPFLQELDMPSASAYFTGGALELEAAATFGSVTNNTTSSTTATTVFATAHKILEEHDNNNMRRPCKNIFSNMIQISPNAKLPISPYDSTNTAMAPSPRPIKPPALVSPNMVMNANTSKECLVDTTGVQISSPRNPGLKRRKNQAKKVVCIPAPAAANSRQTGEVVPSDLWAWRKYGQKPIKGSPYPRGYYRCSSSKGCSARKQVERSRNDPNMLVITYTSEHNHPWPKQRNALAGSTRSQPSKNNNNAAASNSKNSEGSNSQKGTATKAKDDEESNNYNNSSEGNVSPVVAGNSSNSVKEENMEDIEKHQIEMDEGEFSDGIPYKPSLMDHQSTNNQQSEDFFAELGEIEADPLDLLFTQGFGGADDQRESKALDPFHLFDCQGDKISRVKKKKKKESAG
- the LOC100805707 gene encoding probable WRKY transcription factor 14 isoform X1; the protein is MYCSSIIMDNYQGDLTDILRASGGAYGSTGTGTGTSSSDQLHTTSHHHHHSSSHTTLSHNDHWHHHQHFSSSSSDPPITFSSSSSVLIQDTNFGDPFSTMRDPFLQELDMPSASAYFTGGALELEAAATFGSVTNNTTSSTTATTVFATAHKILEEHDNNNMRRPCKNIFSNMIQISPNAKLPISPYDSTNTAMAPSPRPIKPPALVSPNMVMNANTSKECLVDTTGVQISSPRNPGLKRRKNQAKKVVCIPAPAAANSRQTGEVVPSDLWAWRKYGQKPIKGSPYPRGYYRCSSSKGCSARKQVERSRNDPNMLVITYTSEHNHPWPKQRNALAGSTRSQPSKNNNNAAASNSKNSEGSNSQKGTATKAKDDEESNNYNNSSEGNVSPVVAGNSSNSVKEENMEDIEKHQIEMDEGEFSDGIPYKPSLMDHQSTNNQQSEDFFAELGEIEADPLDLLFTQGFGGADDQRESKALDPFHLFDWSGNNNNNNNTSSSFEEPNNKRRL
- the LOC100805707 gene encoding probable WRKY transcription factor 14 isoform X3, translated to MYCSSIIMDNYQGDLTDILRASGGAYGSTGTGTGTSSSDQLHTTSHHHHHSSSHTTLSHNDHWHHHQHFSSSSSDPPITFSSSSSVLIQDTNFGDPFSTMRDPFLQELDMPSASAYFTGGALELEAAATFGSVTNNTTSSTTATTVFATAHKILEEHDNNNMRRPCKNIFSNMIQISPNAKLPISPYDSTNTAMAPSPRPIKPPALVSPNMVMNANTSKECLVDTTGVQISSPRNPGLKRRKNQAKKVVCIPAPAAANSRQTGEVVPSDLWAWRKYGQKPIKGSPYPRGYYRCSSSKGCSARKQVERSRNDPNMLVITYTSEHNHPWPKQRNALAGSTRSQPSKNNNNAAASNSKNSEGSNSQKGTATKAKDDEESNNYNNSSEGNVSPVVAGNSSNSVKEENMEDIEKHQIEMDEGEFSDGIPYKPSLMDHQSTNNQQSEDFFAELGEIEADPLDLLFTQGFGGADDQRESKALDPFHLFD